A genomic region of Arachis hypogaea cultivar Tifrunner chromosome 5, arahy.Tifrunner.gnm2.J5K5, whole genome shotgun sequence contains the following coding sequences:
- the LOC112803106 gene encoding peroxisome biogenesis protein 5, producing the protein MAMRDLITGATSCPDPAASSSSSANPLGALANALIGSSSKTNERLKEIPTSIPTDPSSHLYSQPPPSQFLPGSEFDKPFFDPSSQGSQFLNGFRSAAASGGGALEETWDEIQRDGRAAPQLDGGLYDRAAPPPHLHQPTLDGPPQRVLSNFLHSFLDSSRGGVPFHPAPLPMLGLSEGDKQCIRDRSSIMARHLFADKSEEFIDAQVNALLSSLDIDSNVRGKGPMPERFRELEDYWNESQGNLRPGPHPADGWIAEYSQNRANLDNPDSWANSFEQQHGANGWVSEFENSQLSSMDQMQAMNMPNLAAMEQTRMLANTLAQNNDPKFQNSKFLQFVSKMSRGELIIDDNQVKETAPGDWATEYQQQYNPGHSWAGEFLNDKVSHGPDQWVNEFNDQQHGPIDDQWVNEFSKLHVGDWADEFGQQVAEGAFGESSSDNWAHAYDEYLNEQVAAKQQSDSSRGVYVFSDLNPYVGHPNPLKEGQDLFRKGLLSEAVLALEAEVLKNPENAEGWRLLGIAHAENDDDQQAIAAMMRAQEADPTNLEVLLALGVSHTNELEQTAALKYLYGWLRNHPKYGSLAPPELADSLYYADVARLFNEAAEMSPEDADVHIVLGVMYNLSREYDKAIASFQRALKLKPQDYSLWNKLGATQANSVQSADAIMAYQQALDLKPNYVRAWANMGISYANQGMYDESIRYYVRALAMNPKADNAWQYLRISLSCASRNDMLEACDSRNLDLLQKEFPLQ; encoded by the exons ATGGCGATGCGCGACCTTATCACCGGCGCCACCTCCTGTCCCGACCCCGccgcctcctcttcctcctccgccAACCCTCTCGGCGCTCTCGCCAACGCTCTCATCGGCTCATCCTCCAAGACCAATGAGAGGCTCAAGGAGATTCCAACATCCATTCCCACTGACCCCTCCTCCCACCTCTACTCCCAACCTCCTCCTTCCCAGTTTCTTCCCGGCTCCGAATTCGACAAGCCTTTCTTCGATCCAAGTTCCCAGGGCTCCCAGTTCCTCAACGGCTTCCGCTCCGCAGCTGCTTCCGGCGGCGGGGCCCTGGAGGAAACTTGGGATGAGATACAGCGTGATGGCAGAGCTGCTCCTCAATTGGACGGTGGACTCTATGATAGGGCTGCACCTCCTCCTCACCTTCATCAACCCACCTTGGATG GGCCGCCTCAAAGAGTTCTGTCCAACTTTTTGCACTCATTTCTCGACAGCAGCCGTGGAGGAGTCCCTTTCCATCCAGCTCCTCTACCAATGTTGGGTTTATCTGAAGGTGATAAACAATGCATACGTGACCGGTCCAGCATAATGGCCAGACATCTTTTTGCAGACAAAAGTGAAGAATTTATTGATGCCCAA GTAAATGCCCTTCTAAGCTCTCTAGATATTGACAGTAATGTCCGTGGTAAGGGACCTATGCCTGAGAGATTTCGGGAGCTTGAGGATTACTGGAATGAGTCTCAAGGCAACCTGAGACCTGGTCCTCACCCTGCAGATGGATGGATTGCTGAATATAGTCAAAATAGGGCAAATCTGGATAATCCTGATTCATGGGCTAATTCATTTGAGCAACAACATGGTGCAAATGGTTGGGTCTCTGAGTTTGAGAAT TCCCAGTTGTCATCTATGGACCAAATGCAAGCTATGAACATGCCAAACTTAGCTGCAATGGAGCAGACTCGTATGCTTGCAAATACATTGGCCCAAAATAATGACCCTAAATTTCAG AACTCAAAGTTTCTTCAGTTCGTATCAAAGATGAGCCGTGGTGAGTTGATTATTGATGACAATCAGGTTAAAGAGACTGCTCCTGGAGATTGGGCCACAGAATACCAGCAGCAATATAATCCTGGTCATTCATGGGCGggtgaatttttaaatgataag GTTTCTCATGGACCTGATCAATGGGTGAATGAGTTTAACGATCAGCAGCATGGACCAATTGATGATCAGTGGGTCAATGAATTTTCAAAGTTGCATGTTGGTGACTGGGCAGATGAATTTGGTCAGCAGGTTGCTGAAGGAGCTTTTGGGGAGAGCTCTTCTGATAACTGGGCACATGCATATGATGA GTACCTAAATGAACAAGTAGCTGCCAAGCAGCAGTCAGATTCTTCTAGGGGTGTGTATGTCTtttcagatttaaatccatatgTTGGCCATCCAAATCCTTTAAAAGAAGGACAAGATCTATTCAGGAAAGGACTTCTAAGTGAAGCAGTTCTTGCCTTGGAAGCTGAAGTCTTGAAAAATCCTGAAAACGCCGAAGGTTGGAGATTACTTGGAATAGCACATGCAGAAAATGATGATGATCAACAG GCCATTGCAGCTATGATGCGAGCACAGGAGGCTGATCCAACGAACCTTGAAGTGCTTCTTGCTCTTGGTGTCAGTCATACAAATG AACTGGAGCAAACGGCTGCCCTGAAGTATCTATATGGATGGCTACGCAATCACCCGAAGTATGGATCCCTTGCCCCACCGGAGTTGGCTGACTCTTTGTACTATGCTGAT GTTGCTAGATTATTCAATGAAGCTGCTGAAATGTCACCCGAAGATGCAGATGTTCACATAGTTCTTGGGGTCATGTACAACTTATCCAGAGAATATGACAAAGCCATTGCATCTTTCCAAAGAGCACTGAAACTTAAGCCACAGGATTACTCTCTCTGGAATAAACTCGGTGCGACACAAGCAAACAGTGTGCAAAGTGCGGATGCAATAATGGCTTATCAACAG GCACTTGATTTGAAGCCAAATTACGTTCGTGCTTGGGCAAATATGGGCATCAGTTATGCAAACCAG GGCATGTATGATGAGTCCATTCGATATTATGTTCGAGCACTTGCCATGAATCCAAAGGCAGATAATGCATGGCAGTATTTGAGAATCTCATTAAG TTGTGCTTCGAGGAATGACATGTTGGAGGCTTGTGATAGTCGTAATCTGGACCTTCTTCAGAAGGAGTTTCCACTACAATAA
- the LOC112803108 gene encoding mitochondrial intermediate peptidase, mitochondrial isoform X2, with product MKPFKGLRNSSLTFPPLHQLPMSCEQWTRFLTQHTHPNREFLQEANKASFRINEYLHYLNTNHDLYNAVKKAEQECHMLSEEAQRGVRNLRADFERGGIHLSSEKLHRVNSLNIEISQLSRQYNENIVMDPGNVDIYPSSRIPKSLHYLVKPIYRSGSSIVTGSNTVLKEKGYQITTDPQTVAAILQHSSDDEVRKMVYTQGNSVPHANVEVLRRLISARHELAQMMGCKSYAEFAVKPNMATTPDVVRSFLLEMSKMVQAKSKEEFELLTKFKRETFGRSDGNLRAWDEAYYMTMMKSSTYKLDNSVVASYFSLSNCIEGLKVLVQSLFGATFHNIPLEPGESWDPQVLKLSLHHPEEGDLGYLYLDLYSRKGKYPGCAHFAIKGGRKISQTEYQLPVVALVCNFPCSRSPSAVRLNHWEVETLFHEFGHALHSLLSRTDYQHFSGTRVVLDFAEIPSNLFEYYAWDYRVLKRFARHYSTGEEIPRKLVESMKGAKDMFATTDLQRQIFYALVDQTLFGEQPLPYGDTSSVVAELKRQHTCWEHVEGTHWEARFSHLLNYGAGYYSYLYAKCFAATIWKKLCQEDPLSLTTGFALRTKFLQHGGARDPASLLNDLVGDGIYRHCNGGIIPDISSLCDEMKLVEEYQQQVHLL from the exons ATGAAGCCATTCAAAG GTCTGCGGAACTCATCGCTTACATTTCCACCGCTCCACCAGCTGCCGATGTCATGCGAACAATGGACGAGATTTCTGACACA GCACACTCATCCAAACAGGGAATTTCTTCAAGAGGCCAACAAGGCTTCCTTCAGAATCAATGAATATCTACAT TATCTCAATACAAACCATGATCTCTACAATGCCGTCAAGAAAGCCGAGCAGGAGTGTCATATGCTCTCTGAAGAAGCTCAAAGGGGAGTTCGAAACTTGCGTGCTGATTTTGAAAGGGGTGGAATTCATCTTTCCTCTG AAAAATTACATCGCGTAAACTCACTAAACATTGAAATTTCTCAACTATCCAGACA GTACAATGAAAATATTGTCATGGATCCAGGAAATGTGGATATATATCCTTCATCACGCATACCCAAAAGTTTGCATTATCTTGTTAAGCCTATCTATCGGTCAGGTTCTTCAATAGTTACAGGGTCCAACACTGTCCTTAAAGAGAAAGgatatcaaattacaacagaccCACAAACTGTTGCCGCCATCCTACAGCACTCATCAGATGATGAG GTAAGGAAAATGGTATATACACAAGGAAATTCTGTTCCACATGCAAATGTTGAAGTTCTGAGAAGGCTTATATCTGCTCGACATGAACTAGCTCAG ATGATGGGGTGTAAATCTTATGCTGAATTTGCCGTTAAGCCTAACATGGCTACAACACCAGATGTTGTTAGGTCATTTTTACTTGAGATGAGCAAGATGGTGCAGGCAAAGTCTAAAGAG GAGTTTGAGTTACTTACAAAATTCAAAAGAGAAACGTTCGGTCGAAGTGATGGAAATTTGAGGGCATGGGATGAGGCATACTACATGACTATGATGAAATCCTCTACTTATAAGTTGGACAATTCG GTTGTAGCatcatatttttctttatcaaactGTATTGAGGGTTTGAAGGTGCTGGTGCAGTCATTGTTTGGTGCAACCTTTCATAACATCCCTCTGGAACCTGGTGAATCATGGGATCCCCAAGTGCTTAAACTGTCTCTTCATCATCCTGAAGAG GGTGATTTAGGATATCTGTACCTTGATTTGTACTCGAGAAAAGGAAAGTATCCTGGTTGTGCTCATTTTGCAATTAAAGGGGGTCGCAAGATTTCTCAAACGGAATACCAACTTCCA GTTGTAgctcttgtttgcaattttccaTGTTCACGAAGCCCATCAGCTGTGAGGCTTAATCATTGGGAAGTGGAAACTCTATTTCATGAGTTTGGTCATGCTCTTCATTCATTACTTTCAAGAACG GATTACCAACATTTTTCTGGCACCAGAGTGGTCCTTGATTTTGCAGAAATACCATCCAACCTCTTTGA ATACTATGCATGGGACTATCGAGTTCTGAAAAGATTTGCTAGACACTATTCAACGGGTGAAGAAATCCCTCGTAAGCTGGTGGAGTCAATGAAGGGTGCCAAAGATATGTTTGCTACCACTGATCTGCAGCGTCAG ATATTCTATGCCTTGGTTGATCAGACACTTTTTGGAGAGCAGCCACTCCCTTATGGAGACACTAGTTCTGTTGTTGCTGAACTGAAAAGACAGCATACTTGTTGGGAACATGTGGAAGGAACACACTGGGAGGCCCGATTTAGTCATCTCCTTAATTATGGTGCAG GGTATTATAGCTATTTGTATGCCAAATGTTTTGCTGCTACCATATGGAAGAAGTTGTGCCAGGAGGATCCACTATCACTAACTACCGGATTCGctttaagaacgaaattcctacAGCATGGTGGAGCCAGAGATCCAGCTTCATTGTTAAATGATCTCGTAGGTGATGGGATATACAGGCATTGTAATGGAGGGATAATCCCTGATATTTCAAGTCTTTGTGATGAAATGAAACTGGTTGAAGAATATCAGCAGCAGGTTCATTTGTTATGA
- the LOC112803108 gene encoding mitochondrial intermediate peptidase, mitochondrial isoform X1: MTMVGKLLSRTLNLFRERRRSFSSSSGLYGFPHLKTPKGFESFVDEAIQRSAELIAYISTAPPAADVMRTMDEISDTVCCVVDSAELCRHTHPNREFLQEANKASFRINEYLHYLNTNHDLYNAVKKAEQECHMLSEEAQRGVRNLRADFERGGIHLSSEKLHRVNSLNIEISQLSRQYNENIVMDPGNVDIYPSSRIPKSLHYLVKPIYRSGSSIVTGSNTVLKEKGYQITTDPQTVAAILQHSSDDEVRKMVYTQGNSVPHANVEVLRRLISARHELAQMMGCKSYAEFAVKPNMATTPDVVRSFLLEMSKMVQAKSKEEFELLTKFKRETFGRSDGNLRAWDEAYYMTMMKSSTYKLDNSVVASYFSLSNCIEGLKVLVQSLFGATFHNIPLEPGESWDPQVLKLSLHHPEEGDLGYLYLDLYSRKGKYPGCAHFAIKGGRKISQTEYQLPVVALVCNFPCSRSPSAVRLNHWEVETLFHEFGHALHSLLSRTDYQHFSGTRVVLDFAEIPSNLFEYYAWDYRVLKRFARHYSTGEEIPRKLVESMKGAKDMFATTDLQRQIFYALVDQTLFGEQPLPYGDTSSVVAELKRQHTCWEHVEGTHWEARFSHLLNYGAGYYSYLYAKCFAATIWKKLCQEDPLSLTTGFALRTKFLQHGGARDPASLLNDLVGDGIYRHCNGGIIPDISSLCDEMKLVEEYQQQVHLL; the protein is encoded by the exons ATGACGATGGTGGGGAAGCTTTTGAGCAGAACGTTGAATTTGTTCCGTGAGAGGCGAAGAAGCTTCTCTTCGTCGTCGGGTCTGTATGGGTTCCCTCATTTGAAGACCCCCAAAGGCTTCGAATCTTTCGTCGATGAAGCCATTCAAAG GTCTGCGGAACTCATCGCTTACATTTCCACCGCTCCACCAGCTGCCGATGTCATGCGAACAATGGACGAGATTTCTGACACA GTGTGTTGTGTTGTGGACTCTGCTGAACTGTGTAGGCACACTCATCCAAACAGGGAATTTCTTCAAGAGGCCAACAAGGCTTCCTTCAGAATCAATGAATATCTACAT TATCTCAATACAAACCATGATCTCTACAATGCCGTCAAGAAAGCCGAGCAGGAGTGTCATATGCTCTCTGAAGAAGCTCAAAGGGGAGTTCGAAACTTGCGTGCTGATTTTGAAAGGGGTGGAATTCATCTTTCCTCTG AAAAATTACATCGCGTAAACTCACTAAACATTGAAATTTCTCAACTATCCAGACA GTACAATGAAAATATTGTCATGGATCCAGGAAATGTGGATATATATCCTTCATCACGCATACCCAAAAGTTTGCATTATCTTGTTAAGCCTATCTATCGGTCAGGTTCTTCAATAGTTACAGGGTCCAACACTGTCCTTAAAGAGAAAGgatatcaaattacaacagaccCACAAACTGTTGCCGCCATCCTACAGCACTCATCAGATGATGAG GTAAGGAAAATGGTATATACACAAGGAAATTCTGTTCCACATGCAAATGTTGAAGTTCTGAGAAGGCTTATATCTGCTCGACATGAACTAGCTCAG ATGATGGGGTGTAAATCTTATGCTGAATTTGCCGTTAAGCCTAACATGGCTACAACACCAGATGTTGTTAGGTCATTTTTACTTGAGATGAGCAAGATGGTGCAGGCAAAGTCTAAAGAG GAGTTTGAGTTACTTACAAAATTCAAAAGAGAAACGTTCGGTCGAAGTGATGGAAATTTGAGGGCATGGGATGAGGCATACTACATGACTATGATGAAATCCTCTACTTATAAGTTGGACAATTCG GTTGTAGCatcatatttttctttatcaaactGTATTGAGGGTTTGAAGGTGCTGGTGCAGTCATTGTTTGGTGCAACCTTTCATAACATCCCTCTGGAACCTGGTGAATCATGGGATCCCCAAGTGCTTAAACTGTCTCTTCATCATCCTGAAGAG GGTGATTTAGGATATCTGTACCTTGATTTGTACTCGAGAAAAGGAAAGTATCCTGGTTGTGCTCATTTTGCAATTAAAGGGGGTCGCAAGATTTCTCAAACGGAATACCAACTTCCA GTTGTAgctcttgtttgcaattttccaTGTTCACGAAGCCCATCAGCTGTGAGGCTTAATCATTGGGAAGTGGAAACTCTATTTCATGAGTTTGGTCATGCTCTTCATTCATTACTTTCAAGAACG GATTACCAACATTTTTCTGGCACCAGAGTGGTCCTTGATTTTGCAGAAATACCATCCAACCTCTTTGA ATACTATGCATGGGACTATCGAGTTCTGAAAAGATTTGCTAGACACTATTCAACGGGTGAAGAAATCCCTCGTAAGCTGGTGGAGTCAATGAAGGGTGCCAAAGATATGTTTGCTACCACTGATCTGCAGCGTCAG ATATTCTATGCCTTGGTTGATCAGACACTTTTTGGAGAGCAGCCACTCCCTTATGGAGACACTAGTTCTGTTGTTGCTGAACTGAAAAGACAGCATACTTGTTGGGAACATGTGGAAGGAACACACTGGGAGGCCCGATTTAGTCATCTCCTTAATTATGGTGCAG GGTATTATAGCTATTTGTATGCCAAATGTTTTGCTGCTACCATATGGAAGAAGTTGTGCCAGGAGGATCCACTATCACTAACTACCGGATTCGctttaagaacgaaattcctacAGCATGGTGGAGCCAGAGATCCAGCTTCATTGTTAAATGATCTCGTAGGTGATGGGATATACAGGCATTGTAATGGAGGGATAATCCCTGATATTTCAAGTCTTTGTGATGAAATGAAACTGGTTGAAGAATATCAGCAGCAGGTTCATTTGTTATGA
- the LOC112803109 gene encoding uncharacterized protein isoform X2: protein MQAASLSQTFIVNPTPQVARCKQRVDEFIIPTMNFTRLPPSWKLRHAATKREHVRCLPNAAVLSDAEIASAQFEEFSVSVGDISDSKELKISIKVSGSKTQQIFDDVFGKMVAAAQPIPGFRRVKGGKTPNIPKEILLEVLGPSRVYKEVIKKIINSTVAEYVEKERLMVSTNLRVEQSFEDLKSTFEEGQQLSFDAVVQLQK, encoded by the exons ATGCAAGCAGCATCTCTATCTCAAACCTTCATCGTCAATCCAACTCCACAG GTGGCCAGATGCAAGCAgagagtagatgagttcataatCCCCACCATGAATTTTACACGTCTGCCTCCTTCATGGAAGCTTAGACATGCTGCGACAAAAAG GGAACACGTTAGATGTCTTCCTAATGCTGCCGTTTTATCAG ATGCTGAAATTGCTTCTGCACAGTTCGAGGAGTTCTCTGTCTCTGTTGGTGACATCAGTGATTCCAAAGAACTAAAG ATAAGCATAAAGGTATCTGGAAGCAAAACTCAACAGATCTTTGATGATGTCTTTGGGAAAATGGTTGCAGCAGCACAACCAATTCCGGGATTCCGAAGAGTAAAAGGAG GAAAAACACCAAAT ATACCAAAAGAAATTTTATTAGAGGTGCTTGGGCCATCAAGAGTGTACAAGGAAGTTATCAAGAAAATTATCAACTCAACTGTAGCTGAGTATGTGGAGAAG GAGCGGTTGATGGTTAGCACTAACCTGAGAGTTGAACAAAGCTTTGAAGATCTTAAAAGTACCTTTGAAGAGGGACAACAATTAAGCTTTGATGCTGTGGTTCAGCTTCAAAAGTAG
- the LOC112803109 gene encoding uncharacterized protein isoform X1: MQAASLSQTFIVNPTPQLQVARCKQRVDEFIIPTMNFTRLPPSWKLRHAATKREHVRCLPNAAVLSDAEIASAQFEEFSVSVGDISDSKELKISIKVSGSKTQQIFDDVFGKMVAAAQPIPGFRRVKGGKTPNIPKEILLEVLGPSRVYKEVIKKIINSTVAEYVEKERLMVSTNLRVEQSFEDLKSTFEEGQQLSFDAVVQLQK, from the exons ATGCAAGCAGCATCTCTATCTCAAACCTTCATCGTCAATCCAACTCCACAG CTGCAGGTGGCCAGATGCAAGCAgagagtagatgagttcataatCCCCACCATGAATTTTACACGTCTGCCTCCTTCATGGAAGCTTAGACATGCTGCGACAAAAAG GGAACACGTTAGATGTCTTCCTAATGCTGCCGTTTTATCAG ATGCTGAAATTGCTTCTGCACAGTTCGAGGAGTTCTCTGTCTCTGTTGGTGACATCAGTGATTCCAAAGAACTAAAG ATAAGCATAAAGGTATCTGGAAGCAAAACTCAACAGATCTTTGATGATGTCTTTGGGAAAATGGTTGCAGCAGCACAACCAATTCCGGGATTCCGAAGAGTAAAAGGAG GAAAAACACCAAAT ATACCAAAAGAAATTTTATTAGAGGTGCTTGGGCCATCAAGAGTGTACAAGGAAGTTATCAAGAAAATTATCAACTCAACTGTAGCTGAGTATGTGGAGAAG GAGCGGTTGATGGTTAGCACTAACCTGAGAGTTGAACAAAGCTTTGAAGATCTTAAAAGTACCTTTGAAGAGGGACAACAATTAAGCTTTGATGCTGTGGTTCAGCTTCAAAAGTAG
- the LOC112803108 gene encoding mitochondrial intermediate peptidase, mitochondrial isoform X3, whose translation MLSEEAQRGVRNLRADFERGGIHLSSEKLHRVNSLNIEISQLSRQYNENIVMDPGNVDIYPSSRIPKSLHYLVKPIYRSGSSIVTGSNTVLKEKGYQITTDPQTVAAILQHSSDDEVRKMVYTQGNSVPHANVEVLRRLISARHELAQMMGCKSYAEFAVKPNMATTPDVVRSFLLEMSKMVQAKSKEEFELLTKFKRETFGRSDGNLRAWDEAYYMTMMKSSTYKLDNSVVASYFSLSNCIEGLKVLVQSLFGATFHNIPLEPGESWDPQVLKLSLHHPEEGDLGYLYLDLYSRKGKYPGCAHFAIKGGRKISQTEYQLPVVALVCNFPCSRSPSAVRLNHWEVETLFHEFGHALHSLLSRTDYQHFSGTRVVLDFAEIPSNLFEYYAWDYRVLKRFARHYSTGEEIPRKLVESMKGAKDMFATTDLQRQIFYALVDQTLFGEQPLPYGDTSSVVAELKRQHTCWEHVEGTHWEARFSHLLNYGAGYYSYLYAKCFAATIWKKLCQEDPLSLTTGFALRTKFLQHGGARDPASLLNDLVGDGIYRHCNGGIIPDISSLCDEMKLVEEYQQQVHLL comes from the exons ATGCTCTCTGAAGAAGCTCAAAGGGGAGTTCGAAACTTGCGTGCTGATTTTGAAAGGGGTGGAATTCATCTTTCCTCTG AAAAATTACATCGCGTAAACTCACTAAACATTGAAATTTCTCAACTATCCAGACA GTACAATGAAAATATTGTCATGGATCCAGGAAATGTGGATATATATCCTTCATCACGCATACCCAAAAGTTTGCATTATCTTGTTAAGCCTATCTATCGGTCAGGTTCTTCAATAGTTACAGGGTCCAACACTGTCCTTAAAGAGAAAGgatatcaaattacaacagaccCACAAACTGTTGCCGCCATCCTACAGCACTCATCAGATGATGAG GTAAGGAAAATGGTATATACACAAGGAAATTCTGTTCCACATGCAAATGTTGAAGTTCTGAGAAGGCTTATATCTGCTCGACATGAACTAGCTCAG ATGATGGGGTGTAAATCTTATGCTGAATTTGCCGTTAAGCCTAACATGGCTACAACACCAGATGTTGTTAGGTCATTTTTACTTGAGATGAGCAAGATGGTGCAGGCAAAGTCTAAAGAG GAGTTTGAGTTACTTACAAAATTCAAAAGAGAAACGTTCGGTCGAAGTGATGGAAATTTGAGGGCATGGGATGAGGCATACTACATGACTATGATGAAATCCTCTACTTATAAGTTGGACAATTCG GTTGTAGCatcatatttttctttatcaaactGTATTGAGGGTTTGAAGGTGCTGGTGCAGTCATTGTTTGGTGCAACCTTTCATAACATCCCTCTGGAACCTGGTGAATCATGGGATCCCCAAGTGCTTAAACTGTCTCTTCATCATCCTGAAGAG GGTGATTTAGGATATCTGTACCTTGATTTGTACTCGAGAAAAGGAAAGTATCCTGGTTGTGCTCATTTTGCAATTAAAGGGGGTCGCAAGATTTCTCAAACGGAATACCAACTTCCA GTTGTAgctcttgtttgcaattttccaTGTTCACGAAGCCCATCAGCTGTGAGGCTTAATCATTGGGAAGTGGAAACTCTATTTCATGAGTTTGGTCATGCTCTTCATTCATTACTTTCAAGAACG GATTACCAACATTTTTCTGGCACCAGAGTGGTCCTTGATTTTGCAGAAATACCATCCAACCTCTTTGA ATACTATGCATGGGACTATCGAGTTCTGAAAAGATTTGCTAGACACTATTCAACGGGTGAAGAAATCCCTCGTAAGCTGGTGGAGTCAATGAAGGGTGCCAAAGATATGTTTGCTACCACTGATCTGCAGCGTCAG ATATTCTATGCCTTGGTTGATCAGACACTTTTTGGAGAGCAGCCACTCCCTTATGGAGACACTAGTTCTGTTGTTGCTGAACTGAAAAGACAGCATACTTGTTGGGAACATGTGGAAGGAACACACTGGGAGGCCCGATTTAGTCATCTCCTTAATTATGGTGCAG GGTATTATAGCTATTTGTATGCCAAATGTTTTGCTGCTACCATATGGAAGAAGTTGTGCCAGGAGGATCCACTATCACTAACTACCGGATTCGctttaagaacgaaattcctacAGCATGGTGGAGCCAGAGATCCAGCTTCATTGTTAAATGATCTCGTAGGTGATGGGATATACAGGCATTGTAATGGAGGGATAATCCCTGATATTTCAAGTCTTTGTGATGAAATGAAACTGGTTGAAGAATATCAGCAGCAGGTTCATTTGTTATGA